The following coding sequences lie in one Paracidovorax avenae genomic window:
- a CDS encoding ABC transporter permease, which translates to MKNQASREFFPRQVVEAGPNRWDWALLPLVLAGVVLLAYGAAQMARPFEMGDVIPLSLDPWQLPYYLLRTTLRMFIALGASLVFACVFAVLAAKYRLAERVLVPLLDILQSIPILGFLSITVTGFIALFPGSLLGVECAAIFAIFTSQAWNMAFSLYQSLRTVPAELQEAARVFQLSGWQRFWRLELPFAMPGLLWNMMMSMSGGWFFVVASEAISVSHQDIKLPGVGSYIAMAIEARDLPAIGWAIACMLVAILLYDQLLFRPLVAWADKFRFEEGSADAAPRSWLLAWLRRARATQTVAGWCQRQLGRTLTLFRRSHDGTSIRARPPAPSARAERVWDAVLAAGVLFAIARLVQFVHTEVGWHEVVHVFTLGGYTLVRVMVLIALAAVVWVPIGVWIGMNPRWAGRLQAVAQFLAAFPANLFFPVAVMLVVHWKLNPDVWLSPLMILGTQWYILFNVIAGASSIPNELRLAAQNLGLSGWLKWKRYLLPAVFPSFVTGAITASGGSWNASIVAEYVTWGDTTLQARGLGSYIAQMTATGDFPRIALGIGAMVVFVMGLNHFLWRRLYRLAEDRMHF; encoded by the coding sequence ATGAAAAACCAAGCGTCCCGCGAATTCTTTCCACGCCAGGTCGTGGAGGCCGGCCCCAACCGCTGGGACTGGGCCCTGCTGCCGCTGGTGCTGGCAGGCGTGGTGCTGCTGGCCTATGGGGCGGCGCAGATGGCCCGGCCCTTCGAGATGGGCGACGTGATCCCGCTCTCGCTGGACCCGTGGCAACTGCCCTACTACCTGCTGCGCACCACGCTGCGCATGTTCATCGCGCTGGGCGCCTCGCTGGTGTTCGCCTGCGTGTTCGCGGTGCTGGCGGCCAAGTACCGGCTGGCCGAACGGGTGCTGGTGCCCCTGCTGGACATCCTGCAGTCCATTCCCATCCTGGGATTCCTGTCCATCACCGTGACGGGCTTCATCGCGCTCTTCCCGGGCAGCCTCCTGGGCGTGGAATGCGCGGCCATCTTCGCCATCTTCACCTCGCAGGCGTGGAACATGGCGTTCAGCCTGTACCAGTCGCTGCGCACCGTGCCGGCGGAGCTGCAGGAGGCCGCACGGGTGTTCCAGCTCTCGGGCTGGCAGCGCTTCTGGCGGCTGGAACTGCCCTTCGCCATGCCGGGCCTGCTGTGGAACATGATGATGTCGATGTCCGGCGGGTGGTTCTTCGTCGTGGCCTCGGAGGCGATTTCCGTCTCGCACCAGGACATCAAGCTGCCCGGCGTGGGCTCGTACATCGCCATGGCCATCGAGGCGCGCGACCTGCCCGCGATCGGCTGGGCCATCGCCTGCATGCTGGTGGCCATCCTGCTCTATGACCAGTTGCTCTTCCGCCCGCTGGTGGCCTGGGCCGACAAGTTCCGCTTCGAGGAAGGCAGCGCCGATGCGGCCCCCCGCTCCTGGCTGCTGGCCTGGCTGCGCCGCGCGCGCGCCACGCAGACCGTGGCCGGCTGGTGCCAGCGGCAGCTGGGCCGCACGCTCACGCTGTTCAGGCGCAGCCATGACGGCACCTCGATCCGCGCCCGCCCGCCCGCGCCCTCGGCCCGCGCGGAGCGCGTGTGGGACGCGGTGCTGGCCGCGGGGGTGCTCTTCGCCATCGCGCGGCTGGTGCAGTTCGTCCACACCGAGGTGGGCTGGCACGAGGTGGTGCATGTATTCACCCTGGGCGGCTACACCCTGGTGCGCGTGATGGTGCTGATCGCCCTGGCCGCCGTGGTGTGGGTACCCATCGGCGTGTGGATCGGCATGAACCCGCGCTGGGCGGGCCGGCTGCAGGCAGTGGCGCAGTTCCTGGCCGCCTTCCCGGCCAACCTGTTCTTCCCGGTGGCGGTGATGCTGGTGGTGCACTGGAAGCTGAACCCGGATGTGTGGCTGTCTCCCCTGATGATCCTGGGCACGCAGTGGTACATCCTCTTCAACGTGATCGCGGGCGCCTCCAGCATCCCCAACGAACTGCGCCTGGCCGCGCAGAACCTGGGCCTGTCGGGCTGGCTCAAGTGGAAGCGCTACCTGCTGCCCGCCGTGTTCCCCAGCTTCGTGACCGGCGCCATCACCGCCAGCGGCGGATCGTGGAACGCCAGCATCGTGGCCGAATACGTGACCTGGGGCGACACCACGCTGCAGGCCCGGGGCCTGGGCAGCTACATCGCGCAGATGACGGCCACCGGCGACTTCCCGCGCATCGCGCTGGGCATCGGCGCGATGGTGGTGTTCGTGATGGGGCTGAACCACTTCCTGTGGCGGCGCCTCTACCGCCTCGCAGAAGACCGCATGCATTTCTGA
- a CDS encoding MBL fold metallo-hydrolase, producing the protein MARPSAYSHAAPIDPSPLRLPTSADGRFRNAAPPRRMGWLKGLQVMLRMALGKPAGTVPDRPVPVRALTREALLAAPDMSLWRLGHSTVLLKLQGGFWLTDPVFSERASPVPFAGPRRFHAPPLRIEDLPPLRGVVLSHDHYDHLDHAAILALVPKVEQFMTPLGVGDRLVGWGVPADKVRQFDWWQGTTFAGVQLVCTPAQHFSGRGLSDGNRTLWASWVLIADSTRVFFSGDSGYFDGFRAIGERYGPFNLTLMETGAYNADWPDVHMQPEQSLQAHLDVRGRHCLPIHNGTFDLSFHAWTEPFERIGALATACGVPLLTPAMGERVDIRSPAATQPWWRDAPAPAAS; encoded by the coding sequence ATGGCCCGTCCGTCCGCCTACAGCCACGCCGCCCCGATCGATCCGTCCCCCCTGCGGCTTCCGACGTCGGCCGACGGCCGGTTCCGCAACGCAGCCCCGCCCCGCCGCATGGGCTGGCTGAAAGGCCTGCAGGTGATGCTGCGCATGGCGCTCGGCAAGCCCGCCGGCACGGTGCCGGACCGCCCCGTGCCGGTGCGGGCGCTCACGCGGGAGGCGCTGCTGGCCGCGCCCGACATGTCGCTGTGGCGGCTGGGCCATTCCACCGTGCTGCTCAAGCTGCAGGGCGGCTTCTGGCTCACGGACCCGGTGTTCTCGGAGCGCGCCTCTCCCGTGCCGTTCGCGGGGCCGCGTCGCTTCCACGCGCCGCCCCTGCGGATCGAGGACCTGCCCCCGCTGCGCGGCGTGGTGCTGTCCCATGACCACTATGACCACCTGGACCATGCCGCCATCCTCGCGCTGGTACCGAAGGTGGAGCAGTTCATGACGCCGCTGGGCGTGGGCGACCGCCTGGTGGGCTGGGGCGTGCCGGCCGACAAGGTGCGGCAGTTCGACTGGTGGCAGGGCACCACCTTCGCCGGGGTGCAGCTGGTCTGCACGCCGGCGCAGCATTTCTCGGGACGGGGCCTCTCCGACGGCAACCGTACGCTCTGGGCATCGTGGGTGCTGATCGCTGACAGCACCCGCGTCTTCTTCAGCGGCGATTCCGGCTATTTCGACGGCTTCCGCGCCATCGGCGAGCGCTACGGCCCCTTCAACCTGACGCTGATGGAGACTGGTGCCTACAACGCCGACTGGCCCGACGTGCACATGCAGCCCGAGCAGAGCCTGCAGGCGCACCTGGATGTGCGCGGGCGCCACTGCCTGCCCATCCACAACGGCACGTTCGATCTGTCCTTCCATGCCTGGACCGAGCCGTTCGAGCGCATCGGCGCGCTGGCCACCGCATGCGGCGTGCCGCTGCTGACGCCCGCCATGGGCGAGCGCGTGGACATCCGTTCCCCCGCGGCCACGCAACCCTGGTGGCGCGATGCCCCTGCGCCCGCCGCCTCCTGA
- a CDS encoding aldehyde dehydrogenase (NADP(+)) encodes MTTPDTLQSIDARTGQPQGDAWNASTPAAIDAAVATAAQAADAFAARSAADRAGLLRALADALESQREALVPIADRETALGPVRLNGELDRTAFQLRGFATALERGAAHAVVDDPAVAGAPPAGRPHLTRVRVPVGPVAMFSASNFPFAFSVLGGDTASALAAGCPVVVKAHPAHPELSRRTALLAQQVVAAQGLPEGVFQFVEGGSVATGVQLVQAPAIAAVAFTGSFKGGTALARVAAERPRPIPFYGELGSVNPLVALPAALQAQGAALAETLAGSICLGAGQFCTSPGVIVVRRDASGDAFVQALADRLQALAPHAMLSAGIRAHFDHGVAAWRAHGKVRPLVDGTAAPDATPRPFLAEVQAADFIADAALHEEVFGSAALVVRTGSAKETIDVLRAVGGSLTVTLWGADDDTEDNRALVRAATQVAGRVLFAGVPTGVAVTAAQHHGGPYPASTAPFTTSVGYAAMDRFLRPVALQDAPGWLAARNGVPC; translated from the coding sequence ATGACCACGCCAGACACCCTGCAATCCATCGACGCGCGTACCGGCCAGCCCCAGGGCGATGCCTGGAACGCATCCACGCCAGCGGCCATCGACGCCGCCGTGGCCACCGCCGCACAGGCGGCAGACGCCTTCGCCGCCCGCAGTGCCGCCGACCGCGCGGGCCTGCTGCGCGCCCTGGCCGACGCCCTGGAATCGCAGCGCGAGGCCCTGGTGCCCATCGCCGACCGCGAGACCGCCCTGGGCCCGGTCCGCCTGAACGGCGAGCTGGACCGCACCGCCTTCCAACTGCGCGGCTTCGCCACCGCGCTGGAGCGGGGTGCGGCGCACGCGGTGGTGGACGACCCCGCGGTGGCCGGCGCGCCGCCGGCCGGCCGGCCGCACCTCACCCGCGTGCGCGTGCCCGTGGGGCCCGTCGCCATGTTCTCGGCGAGCAATTTCCCGTTCGCGTTCTCGGTGCTGGGCGGAGACACCGCCTCGGCGCTGGCGGCCGGCTGCCCGGTGGTCGTGAAGGCGCATCCGGCCCATCCGGAGCTGTCCCGCCGGACGGCACTCCTCGCGCAACAGGTCGTGGCGGCACAGGGCCTGCCCGAAGGGGTCTTCCAGTTCGTGGAGGGCGGATCGGTGGCCACCGGCGTGCAACTGGTGCAGGCGCCGGCCATCGCCGCCGTGGCCTTCACCGGCTCGTTCAAGGGAGGCACCGCCCTGGCCCGGGTGGCGGCGGAGCGCCCCCGGCCCATCCCCTTCTATGGCGAACTGGGCTCGGTGAATCCCCTCGTCGCACTGCCCGCGGCGCTGCAGGCCCAGGGCGCCGCGCTGGCCGAAACCCTGGCCGGCTCGATCTGCCTCGGCGCGGGCCAGTTCTGCACCAGCCCCGGCGTGATCGTGGTGCGCCGGGATGCCTCGGGCGACGCGTTCGTGCAGGCGCTGGCGGACAGGCTCCAGGCGCTCGCGCCGCACGCCATGCTCTCGGCGGGCATCCGCGCGCACTTCGACCATGGAGTGGCCGCGTGGAGGGCCCACGGCAAGGTCAGGCCGCTGGTGGACGGCACGGCCGCGCCCGACGCCACGCCGCGCCCTTTCCTGGCCGAGGTGCAGGCGGCGGATTTCATCGCCGACGCCGCGCTCCACGAGGAAGTCTTCGGATCCGCCGCCCTGGTGGTGCGCACGGGCTCGGCCAAGGAAACGATCGACGTGCTGCGCGCCGTGGGCGGCTCCCTCACGGTCACACTCTGGGGCGCGGACGACGACACGGAGGACAACCGCGCACTGGTGCGCGCCGCCACCCAAGTGGCGGGCCGCGTGCTCTTTGCCGGCGTGCCCACCGGCGTGGCCGTCACGGCCGCCCAGCACCATGGCGGCCCCTACCCCGCCAGCACCGCGCCCTTCACCACGTCGGTCGGCTACGCAGCGATGGATCGCTTCCTGCGCCCCGTGGCACTGCAGGATGCGCCCGGGTGGCTGGCCGCGCGCAACGGCGTTCCCTGCTGA
- a CDS encoding LysR substrate-binding domain-containing protein, producing MVLPPLNAVRAFVAAARHQSFSRAAQELHVTHGAVSRQVKGLEEDLGVSLFERRVRQVVLTVEGQAFYAQAEAGLALIGNAATALRAGVASRAVRVNVRPSFAVRWLIPRLPDFVARYPGIEPEVITSIAAPSHAAERFDVAVRRGLQGWPVSLQVAPFLEDEALAVASPALLQSASRPVESPRDLAAFVLLCARSRKGDWDDWCRQAGIGRLKAAGRLHLDHLHLIFQAAVDGLGVAMAPRSLWGNDLKQKRLVPLLPRHALPLERYYYGIAPDASEEARCFVAWLEEAQRLWSVAGSGEHGA from the coding sequence ATGGTGCTCCCCCCTCTCAATGCGGTACGGGCCTTCGTGGCCGCGGCCAGGCACCAGAGTTTTTCGCGGGCAGCACAGGAACTCCATGTGACCCACGGCGCCGTGAGCCGGCAGGTCAAGGGGCTCGAGGAAGACCTGGGCGTCTCACTCTTCGAACGCCGCGTGCGGCAGGTGGTGCTCACGGTGGAAGGCCAGGCCTTCTACGCGCAGGCCGAGGCGGGCCTGGCCCTGATAGGGAATGCAGCCACGGCCCTGAGGGCAGGGGTGGCGAGCCGTGCCGTGCGGGTCAATGTGAGGCCGTCGTTCGCGGTGCGCTGGCTGATCCCCAGACTGCCCGATTTCGTGGCCAGGTACCCCGGCATCGAGCCGGAGGTCATCACCAGCATTGCGGCGCCTTCCCACGCCGCAGAGAGATTCGACGTGGCCGTGCGGCGCGGGCTCCAGGGATGGCCGGTGTCCTTGCAGGTAGCACCGTTCCTGGAAGACGAGGCACTGGCGGTGGCCTCGCCGGCCTTGCTGCAGAGCGCCAGCCGCCCTGTCGAATCCCCGCGCGACCTGGCGGCGTTCGTGTTGCTCTGCGCCCGTTCCAGGAAGGGTGACTGGGACGACTGGTGCCGGCAGGCAGGCATAGGCCGGCTGAAGGCCGCAGGACGGCTGCACCTGGACCACCTGCACCTGATCTTCCAGGCCGCCGTGGACGGGCTGGGCGTGGCCATGGCGCCGCGGTCGTTGTGGGGCAACGATCTCAAGCAGAAAAGGCTGGTGCCGCTGCTTCCCCGCCACGCCCTGCCGCTGGAGCGCTACTACTACGGCATTGCACCGGATGCCTCCGAAGAAGCCCGTTGCTTCGTGGCGTGGCTGGAGGAAGCGCAGCGCCTCTGGAGCGTTGCCGGCAGCGGCGAACACGGCGCTTGA
- a CDS encoding MFS transporter — translation MQTTSAAGTDIPTPEAADRDSRNAAIALATTLPSDVVLYLLFPVHGAAWGITLVEAGMLLAANRLVRIAGYGWVARLYARYGDRRICVLAVAAAAACALGNATLSGFWLLLPLRLLWGMAFAALNLSTQVLATSSAAGASARSGRSRAFIALGPVIALPVAAVLSELAGPRWVLGALTFAALGGLWAARMLPARPHPGMGAVRTRPSRPNALDTWSFVEGFALDGLFLIGLTVLGQALWPSSALTAAAVLLAVRYGSEIVLGPVGGRWADRWGAERLLVVFSLMTAVALVGFGAGWLWTCAAAIVLLRALQLPLLAPIVAIRHPGADRVRALAARSVWRDIGAGLGPLAAGLLLPVLPTPWLYGIPAAVLAAAALACGRNAAIRADGGRS, via the coding sequence ATGCAAACGACCAGCGCGGCCGGAACGGACATCCCCACTCCCGAAGCCGCTGACCGCGACTCCAGAAACGCTGCGATAGCGCTGGCCACCACGCTGCCTTCGGACGTGGTGCTGTACCTGCTGTTTCCCGTCCACGGCGCTGCATGGGGCATCACGCTGGTGGAAGCGGGGATGCTGCTGGCCGCCAACCGCCTCGTGCGCATTGCCGGGTACGGCTGGGTCGCGCGCCTGTATGCCCGATACGGCGACCGCAGGATCTGCGTCCTGGCTGTCGCGGCGGCTGCCGCCTGTGCATTGGGCAATGCCACCCTCAGCGGCTTCTGGCTGCTGCTGCCGCTGCGCTTGCTCTGGGGCATGGCGTTCGCTGCGTTGAACCTCTCCACCCAGGTCCTGGCCACGTCGTCGGCAGCCGGTGCGTCGGCGCGGTCCGGAAGGTCGCGCGCCTTCATCGCGCTGGGACCCGTGATCGCCTTGCCGGTGGCGGCCGTGTTGAGCGAGCTGGCAGGACCGCGCTGGGTGCTGGGAGCGCTGACCTTCGCGGCCCTGGGCGGCTTGTGGGCTGCCCGCATGCTTCCCGCCCGGCCCCACCCGGGCATGGGGGCGGTGCGTACCCGGCCGTCGCGTCCGAACGCCCTGGACACCTGGTCTTTCGTGGAGGGATTCGCGCTGGACGGCCTGTTTCTCATCGGCCTCACCGTGCTGGGCCAGGCGTTGTGGCCTTCCAGCGCGCTGACGGCCGCCGCCGTGCTGCTGGCCGTCCGGTATGGCTCCGAGATCGTTCTCGGCCCGGTCGGTGGCCGCTGGGCCGACAGGTGGGGCGCCGAACGGCTGCTCGTCGTCTTCTCGCTCATGACGGCCGTGGCCCTCGTCGGCTTCGGAGCGGGGTGGCTGTGGACCTGTGCTGCGGCCATCGTGTTGCTGCGGGCCCTTCAGCTGCCGCTGCTCGCACCCATCGTCGCCATCCGCCATCCCGGCGCCGACCGTGTCCGTGCCCTGGCGGCCCGGTCCGTCTGGCGTGACATCGGGGCAGGGCTCGGGCCGCTGGCCGCCGGGCTGTTGCTGCCCGTGCTCCCGACGCCCTGGCTCTACGGCATTCCCGCCGCCGTGCTGGCTGCCGCGGCCCTGGCTTGCGGGAGAAATGCAGCCATCCGCGCCGACGGCGGGCGGTCCTGA
- a CDS encoding IclR family transcriptional regulator C-terminal domain-containing protein, whose translation MASSSSEGTAALEKALDLLEAVGAAPDGLSQAELSGRFGLPRTTAYRLLAVLVARGLLRRDPLRKVYCLGMRCFEMARQAYAMPDLAAAAALELRALRDLTGETSYLAALDGREVVSLERCDGAHSERSSSALGQRKPVHCTSQGKAILSALREPERDTLLKGLSLKAATPRTITDRRRLQAELRVTAARGYAIDDEEIVPGVRCVGAPIVDGQGQVRGALSVAGPAWRLTPERLELLGPEVAEAARRVGAQLGRTRAPVADTVACALAGSWAFHGAHPHWCAEAGLLYWADSLAPALRAWSPQAAPEGEPRAAGEAVLPTGTDQALAECEEPIAGVLVHGPQDVSLVGARGAVRWRPGAARPEPWPLWPEGSIVQAVCLGGAEGGGSGVWIAVETAEGGSAVGRLHATGHVEVLWRLAEALQCLRWRAGDGALLATAPDTGAILHMHPGSPGVVRRLVTVPKGSGRVSGLAFDAEGGVWTALRDGWSVVRFLPDGGLDRVAALPVPCPTDVAVGGPEGNVLFVTTARQPVALDMLANAPLSGRLFALPL comes from the coding sequence ATGGCCTCGTCTTCCAGCGAAGGCACCGCGGCCCTTGAAAAGGCCCTCGATCTCCTGGAGGCGGTAGGCGCCGCACCCGACGGACTGAGCCAGGCCGAGCTGTCCGGGCGCTTCGGGCTGCCGCGCACCACCGCCTACCGCCTGCTCGCCGTCCTGGTGGCGCGCGGGCTGCTGCGGCGCGACCCGCTGCGCAAGGTGTATTGCCTGGGCATGCGCTGCTTCGAGATGGCGCGGCAGGCCTACGCCATGCCCGACCTCGCCGCAGCCGCGGCGCTGGAGTTGCGGGCGCTGCGCGACCTGACGGGTGAAACCTCCTACCTCGCGGCCCTCGACGGCCGTGAGGTCGTATCGCTCGAGCGCTGCGACGGGGCGCACAGCGAGCGCTCCTCCAGCGCGCTGGGCCAGCGCAAGCCGGTGCATTGCACCAGCCAGGGCAAGGCCATCCTGTCGGCGCTGCGCGAGCCCGAGCGCGACACCCTTCTGAAGGGGCTCTCCCTGAAGGCCGCAACTCCGCGCACCATCACCGACCGGCGCCGGCTGCAGGCGGAGCTGCGCGTGACGGCGGCGCGGGGCTACGCCATCGACGATGAGGAGATCGTGCCCGGCGTGCGCTGCGTCGGCGCCCCCATCGTGGACGGCCAGGGCCAGGTGCGGGGGGCGCTCAGCGTGGCCGGCCCGGCCTGGCGCCTCACGCCCGAGCGGCTGGAACTGCTCGGGCCGGAAGTGGCCGAGGCCGCCCGGCGGGTGGGCGCCCAGCTCGGGCGCACCCGCGCCCCCGTGGCCGACACCGTGGCGTGCGCCCTGGCGGGGTCCTGGGCATTCCATGGTGCCCATCCCCACTGGTGCGCGGAAGCCGGCCTGCTGTACTGGGCGGACAGCCTGGCCCCTGCGCTGCGCGCCTGGTCGCCGCAGGCCGCCCCGGAAGGAGAGCCGCGCGCGGCTGGGGAGGCCGTCCTGCCGACCGGTACCGACCAGGCCCTGGCGGAATGCGAAGAGCCCATTGCCGGCGTGCTCGTGCATGGCCCGCAGGATGTGTCGCTGGTGGGCGCGCGGGGCGCCGTGCGCTGGCGTCCGGGTGCCGCGCGGCCTGAGCCGTGGCCCCTCTGGCCGGAAGGCTCCATCGTGCAGGCCGTGTGCCTGGGCGGGGCCGAGGGTGGCGGCAGCGGCGTCTGGATCGCCGTGGAAACCGCCGAGGGCGGCAGCGCGGTGGGGCGCCTGCACGCCACGGGGCACGTCGAGGTGCTCTGGCGGCTGGCCGAAGCCCTGCAGTGCCTGCGCTGGCGGGCCGGGGATGGCGCGCTGCTGGCCACCGCGCCCGACACCGGCGCCATCCTGCACATGCACCCGGGCAGCCCCGGCGTGGTGCGAAGGCTGGTCACGGTGCCCAAGGGGTCGGGGCGTGTCAGCGGGCTCGCCTTCGACGCAGAGGGCGGCGTGTGGACTGCGCTGCGCGATGGCTGGAGCGTGGTGCGTTTCCTGCCGGACGGCGGGCTTGACCGCGTCGCCGCACTGCCCGTGCCCTGTCCGACCGATGTGGCCGTGGGTGGACCGGAAGGCAACGTCCTGTTCGTGACGACTGCGCGCCAGCCCGTGGCGCTGGACATGCTCGCAAACGCCCCTTTGTCCGGCCGCCTTTTCGCGCTGCCGCTCTGA
- the ubiM gene encoding 5-demethoxyubiquinol-8 5-hydroxylase UbiM, protein MSAPASVPASLPRQATTAGAHDCDVLIVGGGPAGLSLAASLAQAGFTATVVERQPGDALAGPAPDGREIALTHPGADTLRRLGSWQRLLPHEVGRIHAAQVHDGPVGVTQPLHLQTGRGPGHLGWIVPNHALRRSAHAAALATPGVRLLAGRQVTHVAVSQDAAELECAPVDGGPDGAAPLRLRARLLVAADSRFSATRRQLGIGAASTDFGRTVIVCRMLHALPGDGTAHECFGYARTLAILPLPPDPGTGEPLCSVVVTTRTDDAAALLALPPADFAAQVQAQFGDRLGAMRLAGERHAYPLVAVYARRFSGHRCALLGDAAVGMHPVTAHGYNLGLAGVERLTAALVHARETGRDIGDAGLLERHYARGHHRHAWPLYEGTNAIVRLYTDDRPLPRLLRRVVLQGARRLAPVQAAIVGQLMGTASEASPWTPGPAGH, encoded by the coding sequence ATGTCCGCGCCTGCTTCCGTCCCAGCCTCCCTGCCCCGGCAGGCCACGACTGCAGGTGCGCACGACTGCGATGTCCTGATCGTGGGCGGCGGCCCCGCGGGCCTGTCGCTCGCGGCCTCGCTGGCCCAGGCCGGCTTCACCGCCACGGTAGTGGAGCGCCAGCCGGGTGACGCGCTGGCCGGACCGGCGCCGGATGGCCGGGAAATCGCGCTCACCCACCCCGGCGCGGACACGCTGCGGCGCCTGGGGTCCTGGCAGCGCCTGCTGCCGCACGAGGTCGGGCGCATCCACGCAGCACAGGTGCACGACGGCCCCGTGGGCGTCACGCAGCCGCTGCACCTGCAGACCGGACGCGGCCCGGGCCACCTGGGCTGGATCGTTCCCAACCACGCCCTGCGGCGCAGCGCGCACGCCGCGGCCCTCGCCACGCCAGGCGTGCGACTGCTGGCCGGCCGGCAGGTGACGCACGTGGCCGTGTCGCAGGACGCAGCGGAACTGGAATGCGCGCCCGTCGATGGCGGGCCGGATGGCGCCGCGCCCCTGCGGCTGCGCGCGCGCCTGCTGGTGGCGGCGGACAGCCGCTTTTCCGCCACGCGGCGTCAACTGGGCATCGGTGCGGCGAGCACCGATTTCGGTCGAACGGTCATCGTCTGCCGCATGCTCCACGCACTGCCGGGCGACGGTACCGCCCACGAGTGCTTCGGCTATGCCCGCACACTGGCCATCCTGCCGCTGCCGCCCGATCCCGGCACGGGCGAGCCCCTGTGCTCGGTGGTGGTCACCACCCGCACCGACGATGCCGCCGCGCTGCTCGCGCTGCCGCCGGCCGATTTCGCCGCCCAGGTGCAGGCGCAGTTCGGCGACCGCCTCGGCGCGATGCGGCTGGCCGGCGAGCGCCACGCCTATCCGCTGGTCGCCGTCTATGCCCGGCGCTTCAGCGGCCACCGCTGCGCATTGCTGGGCGATGCCGCCGTGGGCATGCATCCGGTGACCGCGCATGGCTACAACCTGGGCCTCGCGGGCGTGGAGCGGCTGACCGCCGCGCTGGTGCACGCACGCGAAACGGGCCGCGACATCGGTGATGCCGGCCTGCTGGAGCGGCACTACGCGCGGGGGCACCACCGGCATGCCTGGCCGCTGTACGAGGGCACGAATGCCATCGTGCGGCTTTATACCGACGACCGCCCGCTGCCGCGCCTGCTGCGGCGCGTGGTGCTGCAGGGCGCCCGCCGGCTCGCTCCCGTGCAGGCGGCGATCGTGGGGCAGCTGATGGGAACGGCGTCCGAGGCCAGTCCCTGGACGCCCGGCCCCGCGGGCCACTGA
- a CDS encoding nitrate/sulfonate/bicarbonate ABC transporter ATP-binding protein, protein MTQSIIELHGVGKTFRSSDGRERPVLQNVDFTLREGEIVALLGQSGSGKSTLLRIMAGLVPADEGDVRYRGQPLHGPARAISMVFQSFALFPWLTVQQNVELGLEARGVPQAERAARAEAAIELIGLAGFEGALPRELSGGMRQRVGIARALVTQPDVLLMDEAFSALDVLTGERLREDILQLWRSGSMPTKAMLVVSHNIEEAVMMADRVLIFASDPGRIRCQLSIQLQRPRDPDSQHVRALIDEVYALMTAGATRHASAAGGAAAEPAPATLTDRLPAADVARMDGLLELLAEPPFDGRADLPRLAEETSLTDAELLPVAHAVSQLGLAALASGDLQITPLGRRYVEGAHGLRQQIFGQQLLAHVPLVAHIRHSLEQEPAGELPDVPFLRLLSEQLDAQEAESVLRTAITWARHGEVFEYDFRTGVMRLPTGEESPP, encoded by the coding sequence ATGACGCAATCCATCATCGAACTCCACGGCGTGGGCAAGACCTTCCGCTCTTCCGACGGCCGCGAGCGCCCCGTGCTGCAGAACGTCGATTTCACGCTGCGCGAAGGCGAGATCGTCGCCCTGCTGGGCCAGTCAGGCTCGGGCAAGAGCACGCTGCTGCGCATCATGGCGGGCCTGGTGCCGGCCGACGAGGGCGACGTGCGCTACCGCGGCCAGCCGCTGCACGGGCCGGCGCGCGCGATCAGCATGGTCTTCCAGTCGTTCGCGCTCTTTCCGTGGCTGACGGTGCAGCAGAACGTGGAGCTGGGCCTGGAGGCCCGCGGCGTGCCGCAGGCCGAGCGGGCCGCGCGGGCGGAGGCTGCCATCGAACTCATCGGGCTGGCGGGCTTCGAAGGCGCGCTGCCGCGCGAGCTCTCGGGCGGCATGCGCCAGCGCGTAGGCATCGCCCGCGCCCTGGTCACCCAGCCCGACGTGCTGCTGATGGACGAGGCCTTTTCCGCGCTGGACGTGCTCACCGGCGAGCGCCTGCGCGAGGACATCCTGCAGCTGTGGCGCAGCGGCAGCATGCCCACCAAGGCCATGCTGGTGGTCTCGCACAACATCGAGGAGGCCGTGATGATGGCCGACCGCGTGCTGATCTTCGCCAGCGATCCGGGCCGCATCCGCTGCCAGCTGTCGATCCAGTTGCAGCGCCCCCGCGATCCGGACAGCCAACACGTGCGCGCGCTGATCGACGAGGTCTATGCGCTCATGACGGCCGGCGCCACGCGCCACGCGTCCGCGGCCGGGGGCGCGGCGGCCGAACCGGCGCCCGCCACGCTCACCGACCGCCTGCCCGCAGCCGACGTGGCGCGCATGGACGGCCTGCTGGAACTGCTGGCGGAGCCCCCCTTCGACGGCCGCGCCGACCTGCCCCGGCTGGCGGAGGAAACCAGCCTCACCGACGCCGAACTGCTGCCCGTGGCCCATGCGGTGTCCCAGCTGGGCCTGGCAGCGCTGGCGAGCGGCGACCTGCAGATCACTCCGTTGGGGCGGCGCTACGTGGAAGGAGCCCACGGCCTGCGGCAGCAAATCTTCGGCCAGCAGCTGCTGGCCCACGTGCCGCTCGTGGCGCACATCCGCCACAGCCTGGAGCAGGAGCCGGCGGGCGAGTTGCCGGACGTGCCCTTCCTGCGCCTGCTGAGCGAGCAGCTCGATGCCCAGGAGGCCGAGAGCGTGCTGCGCACGGCCATCACCTGGGCGCGGCATGGCGAGGTGTTCGAGTACGACTTCCGCACCGGGGTGATGCGGCTGCCCACGGGGGAGGAGTCCCCCCCCTGA